The Papaver somniferum cultivar HN1 chromosome 3, ASM357369v1, whole genome shotgun sequence genome includes a region encoding these proteins:
- the LOC113359352 gene encoding uncharacterized protein LOC113359352, translating to MRKFNNFISWHKLIDLPLLGASLTWTNNQVQSIRSRIDRLLISVSWECMFPNVIQQSLARPCSDHNPIALCCEGVKHGPPPFHCEYYWISHPNFVSIVRDLWSSFTVSGSVGFVFCKKLQILKIKLKEWIKTEFGDIDRRLEELEAVFMDLDVEENENNGLSEEQWEERFKARQEYCKLTINKAEKLRSRSRVTHIKDFVNNTKYFHMISNDKRRRSYIGSIKVNGTLTSDESEIKNGIVFFFQNIFQSQNSRNVTMEDLNLKKDTLEEIKDLRPISLVHGAYKIVSKILAERFKKCLPDIISSNQTTFVSRQILDDVLIANELINSRIRSGKPGILCKIDFEKAFDHVNWDFLDEIFSLMGFGAKWRGWIRIYADVEQVKNLRLVLLSFELLTCLKINFAKIQLYGVSFDGDLSVFSSIIGCYNGVLPTTYLGLPLGDRSGGIERFISKLARWKKVLLSKAGKITLVNSVLSRLPVYFMSLFEMPSSVVKKLDKIMRNFLWHDNKDKRKIHPVKWVVLSRRKKCGGLGIKNLQKFNQALLSKWSWRYAVEENALWKSITTEKYGVGEVFWVTKMPKCSYGTSVWKSIMKCNSIFTRYVKFKVNNGSRTRFWIDNWLYDHPIKTCYPNLFAITRGKGLTVAEMSVVSGNIISWNFKLPNIINAAARVELNLFTTDLASFNFEQNIEDEL from the exons ATGAGGAAATTCAATAACTTCATTTCTTGGCATAAACTTATTGATCTCCCCCTTCTTGGTGCTTCCTTAACTTGGACAAACAATCAAGTTCAATCTATCAGAAGCAGAATTGACAGATTACTCATTTCAGTGTCTTGGGAGTGTATGTTTCCTAATGTTATTCAGCAATCCCTTGCTAGACCTTGCTCAGATCATAATCCAATTGCTCTGTGTTGTGAAGGTGTCAAGCATGGTCCTCCACCTTTCCACTGTGAGTATTACTGGATTTCTCAtcccaattttgtttcaattgttagAGATTTGTGGTCTTCTTTCACTGTTTCTGGAAGTGTAGGTTTTGTTTTCTGCAAGAAATTACAAATTCTTAAGATTAAGCTTAAAGAATGGATCAAAACTGAATTTGGTGATATTGATAGAAGATTGGAGGAGCTGGAAGCTGTTTTTATGGATTTggatgttgaagaaaatgaaaataatgGTCTCTCTGAGGAGCAATGGGAAGAAAGGTTTAAAGCAAGACAAGAATATTGTAAGCTTACTATCAATAAAGCTGAAAAGTTGAGAAGCAGATCAAGAGTGACTCACATAAAAGATTTTGTGAACAACACCAAATACTTTCACATGATATCTAATGATAAAAGGAGGAGAAGCTATATTGGTTCCATCAAGGTAAATGGCACTCTTACTTCTGATGAGTCTGAGATTAAGAATGGCattgtctttttttttcaaaatatttttcaatcTCAAAATTCTAGAAATGTTACTATGGAGG ATCTAAATCTTAAGAAAGATACTTTGGAGGAAATTAAAGATCTAAGACCAATAAGCTTAGTTCATGGTGCATACAAGATCGTCTCCAAAATTCTGGCTGAGAGATTTAAAAAATGTCTACCTGATATTATCTCTTCAAACCAAACAACTTTCGTTAGTAGACAAATTCTAGATGATGTTTTAATTGCCAATGAGTTGATTAATTCTAGAATTAGAAGTGGGAAACCTGGAATTCTGTGTAAGATTGACTTTGAGAAAGCCTTTGATCATGTAAATTGGGACTTTCttgatgaaattttcagtttaaTGGGTTTTGGTGCTAAATGGAGGGGTTGGATTAGGATAT ATGCAGATGTGGAGCAAGTTAAAAATCTTAGACTAGTTTTGCTTTCCTTTGAATTACTCACATGCTTGAAGATTAATTTTGCTAAAATCCAACTTTATGGTGTTTCTTTTGATGGAGATTTAtctgttttttcttcaattattgGTTGTTACAATGGTGTTCTTCCTACAACCTATCTGGGTCTTCCTTTGGGAGATAGAAGTGGTGGTATTGAAAGATTTATTTCAAAGCTAGCTAGATGGAAAAAAGTTTTACTTTCTAAAGCAGGGAAAATCACTCTTGTTAACAGTGTTCTTTCTCGTCTGCCTGTGTACTTCATGTCATTATTTGAGATGCCTTCTTCTGTTGTTAAGAAGCTTGATAAGATTATGAGGAACTTTCTTTGGCATGATAATAAAGATAAAAGGAAGATTCATCCAGTAAAGTGGGTTGTTTTAAGCAGGAGAAAAAAATGTGGTGGTCTGGGAATTAAAAATTTGCAGAAATTTAATCAGGCTCTTCTTTCTAAATGGTCTTGGAGGTATGCAGTGGAAGAAAATGCTCTTTGGAAATCCATTACTACCGAGAAATATGGTGTTGGGGAAGTTTTTTGGGTCACAAAGATGCCTAAATGCTCATATGGTACTTCTGTCTGGAAATCTATCATGAAATGCAACTCAATTTTTACCAGGTATGTGAAGTTCAAAGTTAATAATGGTTCTAGAACCAGATTTTGGATTGACAATTGGCTGTATGACCATCCTATTAAAACTTGCTATCCAAACTTGTTTGCTATAACAAGAGGCAAAGGTTTAACTGTTGCAGAAATGAGTGTTGTCTCTGGTAATATTATCTCTTGGAACTTTAAATTACCTAACATAATCAATGCTGCAGCAAGAGTGGAGTTAAACTTGTTTACTACTGATCTTGCTTCCTTCAACTTTGAGCAAAACATTGAGGATGAATTGTGA